The following are encoded in a window of Ferrimicrobium acidiphilum DSM 19497 genomic DNA:
- a CDS encoding methylmalonyl-CoA mutase family protein, with the protein MTRVSARQTDSEIPIEPVYSPETTSVDYAKDLGDPGVFPFTRGIYPEMYRRRSWTMRQYAGFGTAESTNERFHFLLANGQTGLSCAFDLPTQMGYDADHPRADGEVGRVGVAISSVEDMHRLLKGIPLDQVTTSMTINATAATLLLLYQLVAEETNVDPSKIGGTIQNDILKEYAARGTYIYPPRPSMRIITDIFAYCQRELPHFNTISISGYHIREAGSTAAQELAFTIANGIAYVEAALAAGLAIDDFAPRLSFFWNAHNNLFEEVAKFRAARRIWAHLMRDRFHTDDPRSQLMRFHTQTGGSTLTAQQPEVNLVRVSVQALAAALGGTQSLHTNGYDEALGLPTEKAARLALRTQQVIAYETGVTDTVDPLAGSYYVESLTTAIEEKAQHYLDEIDGQGGAVAAIERGFIQQEIERAAYAYTRAVDAGEKVIVGVNRFVDEQEISPEVFPIDPALQRQQADRVQELRRRRDQHSVDLALAELRTAAEGTDNVCYPMKRALAARATLGEVADTLRGVFGTYAPT; encoded by the coding sequence ATGACAAGGGTGAGCGCAAGACAAACCGATTCAGAGATCCCAATCGAACCCGTGTACTCTCCGGAGACAACCTCGGTCGACTATGCCAAAGACCTCGGTGATCCAGGCGTCTTCCCGTTCACCCGAGGCATCTACCCAGAGATGTACCGTCGGCGTAGCTGGACAATGCGCCAATACGCAGGCTTCGGGACCGCCGAGTCTACCAACGAACGTTTCCACTTTCTTCTAGCGAACGGTCAAACTGGCCTCTCATGCGCATTCGATCTTCCGACGCAGATGGGTTACGACGCAGACCATCCACGTGCCGATGGAGAGGTGGGTCGGGTTGGAGTTGCAATCTCGTCAGTTGAAGATATGCACCGACTGCTAAAAGGAATTCCGCTCGACCAAGTCACCACCTCGATGACCATCAATGCGACTGCGGCCACCCTATTGCTACTGTACCAACTAGTCGCCGAGGAGACCAATGTCGACCCATCCAAGATCGGTGGAACCATCCAGAACGACATCCTGAAGGAGTACGCCGCTCGCGGTACCTACATCTACCCACCACGTCCCAGTATGCGAATTATCACCGACATCTTCGCCTATTGCCAACGAGAGTTGCCTCATTTCAACACGATCTCAATCTCCGGATATCACATACGTGAAGCAGGTTCGACCGCCGCCCAAGAGCTCGCTTTCACCATCGCGAACGGCATTGCCTACGTCGAGGCTGCGCTCGCGGCTGGACTTGCCATCGATGACTTCGCACCCCGGCTTAGCTTCTTCTGGAACGCACACAACAACCTGTTCGAAGAGGTTGCCAAATTCAGAGCTGCCCGTCGAATATGGGCACATCTTATGAGAGATCGCTTTCATACCGATGATCCAAGATCACAACTCATGCGCTTTCACACCCAAACAGGTGGCTCAACCTTAACCGCCCAACAGCCAGAGGTAAATCTGGTCCGCGTATCTGTGCAAGCCTTGGCCGCAGCGCTCGGAGGGACACAATCGCTCCATACCAACGGCTACGATGAAGCGCTTGGCCTACCCACCGAGAAGGCAGCCAGGCTTGCCCTGCGCACTCAACAGGTTATTGCCTATGAAACTGGTGTAACCGACACAGTAGACCCGCTGGCCGGGTCCTACTATGTGGAATCCCTCACAACCGCAATAGAAGAGAAGGCTCAGCACTATCTTGACGAAATTGATGGACAGGGCGGTGCCGTCGCAGCCATAGAGCGTGGCTTCATTCAACAGGAGATAGAGCGCGCCGCTTACGCCTACACGAGGGCCGTTGACGCAGGAGAGAAGGTCATTGTCGGAGTAAACCGCTTCGTAGATGAACAGGAGATCAGCCCAGAGGTATTCCCAATCGACCCAGCCTTGCAACGTCAACAAGCCGATCGAGTACAGGAGTTAAGACGGCGGCGAGACCAGCACTCCGTAGACCTAGCACTCGCAGAACTTCGCACAGCCGCAGAAGGCACCGATAACGTCTGCTACCCGATGAAGCGCGCCCTAGCGGCGCGCGCGACTCTAGGCGAAGTCGCTGACACCCTTCGCGGCGTATTCGGTACCTACGCACCTACTTGA
- a CDS encoding M24 family metallopeptidase has translation MIERSQFEMAYLSRQERARQRLQEDGVDALLVTLGRELPWLIGYEAMPLERITCLYMDANGAVRLIIPKLEAPRVRPLPGLELVPWTDGEDPFVLLGSMISDAKVIAIDDRCMAGWLLPLMGHATRASFRSGTSLLNPLRRQKDALEIEMLELAASAADRVAERLNRGEIPVALRQERDVAREIGEALCEEGHAKVNFTIVGSGPNSASPHHDPTTRIISHGDALVLDFGGTYSVGEEPGYCSDMTRTFVVGEAPEGFDGLYEVLLNAQTYARENIRVGMSGNEADQVARKVIVDSGFGEYFVHRLGHGIGLDEHEDPYLSSDNPALLEAGTTFSIEPGIYIPGRYGARIEDIVYLDDDGVRSLNQAERELIVL, from the coding sequence GTGATCGAGCGATCGCAATTCGAGATGGCATATTTGAGTCGACAGGAGCGCGCACGTCAGCGACTCCAGGAGGACGGCGTTGATGCGCTCCTGGTGACTTTGGGGCGCGAATTGCCATGGTTGATTGGCTATGAGGCGATGCCACTCGAACGCATTACATGTCTCTACATGGATGCTAACGGTGCTGTACGCTTGATTATCCCGAAGCTGGAGGCGCCGAGGGTTAGACCGCTGCCCGGGCTCGAACTTGTTCCGTGGACCGACGGTGAGGATCCGTTTGTACTGCTTGGCTCGATGATCAGCGATGCAAAGGTAATTGCTATCGATGACCGTTGTATGGCTGGGTGGCTTCTTCCGCTGATGGGACACGCCACTCGGGCGAGTTTTAGGTCAGGCACATCGTTGCTGAATCCATTGCGGAGACAAAAGGACGCTCTGGAGATCGAGATGCTAGAGCTGGCAGCGAGTGCTGCGGATAGGGTTGCAGAGCGGCTGAATCGTGGAGAGATACCGGTCGCACTCCGTCAGGAGCGCGATGTGGCAAGAGAAATTGGTGAGGCTCTTTGCGAAGAGGGGCACGCCAAGGTGAACTTTACAATCGTCGGAAGTGGTCCAAATTCAGCGTCGCCACATCACGATCCCACCACCCGGATAATCAGTCATGGAGATGCACTGGTTTTGGACTTTGGCGGGACGTATTCTGTTGGCGAGGAGCCAGGATACTGCTCCGACATGACTCGTACCTTTGTCGTTGGCGAAGCTCCAGAGGGTTTTGATGGGCTATACGAAGTCCTCCTTAATGCTCAGACGTACGCCCGTGAGAACATTCGTGTTGGGATGTCTGGTAACGAGGCGGATCAGGTTGCACGCAAAGTGATTGTTGATTCCGGGTTTGGAGAATACTTCGTCCATCGCCTTGGGCATGGGATTGGCTTGGATGAACATGAGGATCCGTACCTTTCCAGTGACAATCCGGCTTTGTTGGAGGCAGGAACCACGTTTTCTATTGAACCAGGAATTTATATTCCAGGGCGTTACGGGGCGCGCATAGAGGACATCGTCTACCTAGACGACGATGGAGTTCGCTCCCTCAATCAGGCGGAGCGAGAGCTCATCGTTCTGTAG
- a CDS encoding cob(I)yrinic acid a,c-diamide adenosyltransferase, giving the protein MKIYTKTGDGGTTGLLYGGRVPKDSVQVELNGAVDEAQAHVGVVRAHASGELAEICRELELDLWILMAEVATQTGKRDHLVPGKTLVTESMVAHLEELIDQFSARFAPPKEFVVPGEEVAAAFLDVSRTVVRRAERCSLGFVREAPDSFVQVYLNRLSDLLWTLARWSEGASLTARQAKHA; this is encoded by the coding sequence GTGAAGATCTATACAAAGACAGGTGATGGTGGAACAACTGGATTGCTCTATGGCGGTAGGGTTCCAAAGGATTCGGTGCAAGTAGAGCTCAATGGCGCAGTTGACGAGGCACAAGCACATGTTGGAGTCGTGCGTGCACATGCCTCCGGGGAACTTGCAGAGATCTGTCGTGAACTAGAACTTGATCTTTGGATATTGATGGCGGAGGTTGCTACTCAAACTGGGAAACGCGACCATCTCGTACCTGGCAAGACGTTGGTGACTGAGTCGATGGTGGCCCACTTGGAGGAGTTGATCGACCAGTTTTCGGCGCGTTTTGCACCTCCAAAGGAGTTTGTGGTCCCAGGGGAAGAGGTTGCCGCTGCCTTTCTTGATGTCTCTCGAACGGTGGTGAGGAGGGCTGAACGCTGCAGTCTCGGTTTCGTCCGAGAGGCTCCGGATTCATTCGTGCAGGTGTATCTCAATCGATTGTCGGATCTCTTGTGGACGTTGGCTCGTTGGAGTGAGGGCGCTTCATTGACCGCTCGACAGGCAAAGCACGCCTAA
- a CDS encoding leucyl aminopeptidase — MTLKTSVSTAPEVGVDATRVRVTQGEHSTRVQATLIDGVVGYEFGIAPEPTTEQLRSLGAAVVDEASRAHLSEVAVSLPELDEEQLEEFVIGLLLAGYRFDTYRTNEDADSFVCTQVVLRDQQTKSAALGRAQILAEAVALARDLINEPPSRLTPTDFARIASDVAARSGLEIRIWDENDCAHERLGGLLGVARGSVEPPRAIKLTYRPQHSTTKKVGLVGKGITFDSGGLSLKSGEGMMTMKTDMGGAAAVLAAMSTLRALNVSHEVNGYLMMTENMPSGSAQKPGDVLITRSGRTIEVLNTDAEGRLVLADGLTLALEDGNEEIVDIATLTGACVVALGDEVAGVMGNDDDLISALHAAGSQAVEPNWQLPLPKSYEKLIASEVADMKNIGKRGGGAITAALLLQRFVPDARWAHLDIAGPSRAEGDRGWIRAGATGFGVLTFIRWLQQTNS; from the coding sequence GTGACTTTAAAGACTTCGGTATCGACCGCACCTGAGGTGGGCGTTGATGCTACCAGGGTTCGCGTCACCCAGGGAGAACACTCGACCCGCGTTCAAGCGACGCTGATTGACGGTGTTGTAGGTTACGAGTTTGGCATTGCGCCGGAACCGACGACAGAACAACTCCGTAGTCTCGGAGCGGCAGTTGTCGACGAGGCCTCGCGTGCCCATCTTTCTGAAGTGGCAGTCTCGTTGCCGGAGCTTGACGAGGAACAGCTAGAGGAGTTCGTGATTGGGCTATTGCTTGCTGGCTATAGGTTCGACACCTATCGGACGAACGAAGATGCTGATTCCTTTGTGTGCACTCAAGTAGTGTTGCGCGATCAGCAGACCAAGAGCGCAGCGCTTGGGCGCGCACAGATATTGGCTGAAGCGGTAGCGTTGGCTCGGGATCTCATTAATGAGCCGCCATCTAGATTGACACCAACCGATTTTGCACGTATTGCCAGTGATGTGGCAGCACGTTCTGGTCTAGAGATACGGATCTGGGACGAGAACGACTGTGCACATGAACGCCTAGGTGGCCTTTTGGGCGTGGCTCGTGGATCGGTTGAGCCCCCTCGAGCCATCAAACTCACATATCGTCCCCAACACTCGACTACCAAGAAGGTGGGACTCGTAGGCAAAGGTATCACTTTTGACTCAGGCGGACTGTCGTTGAAGTCGGGCGAAGGAATGATGACCATGAAGACCGACATGGGTGGTGCCGCTGCCGTGCTGGCTGCTATGTCGACATTGCGAGCTCTCAACGTCTCCCACGAGGTCAATGGCTATCTCATGATGACAGAGAACATGCCCTCGGGCAGTGCACAAAAGCCGGGCGACGTCCTGATTACTCGCTCTGGTCGCACCATCGAGGTGTTGAACACGGATGCCGAGGGTCGGCTGGTCTTGGCGGATGGCCTTACTCTCGCTCTAGAGGACGGTAATGAGGAGATCGTCGACATCGCGACACTCACCGGGGCCTGCGTCGTTGCTCTTGGTGATGAGGTAGCTGGCGTTATGGGAAACGATGACGACTTGATTTCTGCCCTGCATGCTGCTGGAAGTCAGGCAGTTGAGCCCAATTGGCAGCTTCCTCTTCCGAAGAGTTACGAGAAGTTGATCGCCTCAGAAGTAGCGGACATGAAAAATATTGGGAAGCGCGGTGGGGGCGCGATCACCGCCGCTCTTCTCTTGCAGCGGTTCGTACCGGATGCGCGATGGGCACATCTCGATATCGCGGGCCCGTCGCGTGCCGAAGGTGACCGCGGTTGGATACGTGCTGGTGCTACTGGCTTCGGAGTTTTGACCTTTATCCGCTGGTTGCAGCAGACGAACTCCTAG
- the metH gene encoding methionine synthase → MLDYARLIQEQIVIFDGATGTNLQLRELTADDFGGEHLEGCNEILVRTKPEVIEQLHASFLGVGVDVIETDTFGALAPVLAEYGLASEARTLNEVAARLAVGVARDYSTPNHPRFVAGSMGPGTKLPTLNQIEFTTLVDAYRDQASGLIAGGVDLLVIETVYDILSAKAAILGARQAMGSEGRSVPLQLQVTIELTGRMLPGTEIGAAVASLTAMKPTVFGINCATGPTEMSEHLRYLAEHSPLPISCLPNAGLPSVQEGKMHYDLTPDQLASSLKRFVEDFGVSVIGGCCGTTPDHLQAVVDACRDLSPQPRASHFEPEVASLYSSVSLRQETSLLNVGERTNANGSKRFREALLARDYDTCVAMAQEQVRDGAHLIDLCVDYTGENGVENMRELASRLATASTLPIMLDSTEAEVIEVALLHLGGRTILNSVNLEEGDARGSRLDKFLTLAERFGTAVVATCIDEEGQARTPEWKLSAATAIANIATTRYGLDPADLIFDPLVLPITTGMEESRQDAKATIEGIRLIHEAFPESHIIIGLSNISFGLKPAAREVLNSVFLEECRVNGLTMAILHPSKIIPLTKIPKEIQEVCLDLIYDRRNGDYDPLSRLIELFESSDSLKETGPALESLPVDARLYRRIVDGNRVGLEADLQEALDTGSPALMIVNDILLSAMAEVGDLFGSGQMQLPFVLASAETMKQAVAFLEPFMDRAETSNRGTIVLATVKGDVHDIGKNLVDIILTNNGFSVHNLGIKIAINELIDKALETRADAIGMSGLLVKSTLVMRDNLLELNQRGLSHIPVILGGAALTRSFVERDLREIYQGRVFYGKDAFEGLDVLDKLVRISHGELTDDEFGRQIKASSVKRMRTALDEHTEQRTTRSEHVPMDNPVFIPPFLGTRVVKGIALEEIAVYLNETALFRHQWGYRPQNGETDAEFKERIRAQLAIELDHAKTSQALTPQIVYGYFPCISENNDLIILDPNDSARELTRFQFPRQSKPPHLCIADFYRSRSSQELDYVAFHVATMGRHVSELAQDYFRENRYQDYLHLHGLGVEMTEALAELWHARIRQEWGFGDEDGPTLAGLFKQAYRGGRYSWGYPACPSLEDNEKLVDLLEAGRIGVQVTDNFQLEPEQTTTAIIAHHPMAKYFIA, encoded by the coding sequence ATGCTCGACTACGCCCGGCTAATCCAAGAACAGATCGTCATCTTTGATGGGGCGACTGGCACCAACCTGCAGCTCCGCGAGCTCACCGCTGACGACTTCGGCGGAGAACATCTCGAAGGTTGCAACGAAATCCTGGTGCGTACGAAGCCAGAGGTCATTGAGCAACTACACGCTTCATTTTTGGGTGTAGGAGTCGACGTAATTGAGACCGACACCTTCGGAGCCCTTGCGCCAGTCTTAGCCGAATACGGCCTGGCGTCGGAGGCTCGCACACTTAACGAAGTTGCTGCTCGACTTGCCGTTGGGGTAGCCAGAGATTACTCGACCCCCAATCACCCACGCTTTGTCGCCGGCAGCATGGGGCCAGGAACAAAACTCCCCACCCTCAATCAGATCGAGTTCACTACGCTGGTCGATGCGTACCGCGACCAGGCTTCGGGACTCATCGCCGGCGGAGTAGATCTCTTGGTTATCGAGACTGTGTACGATATTCTCTCGGCAAAAGCCGCAATACTTGGGGCTCGCCAAGCGATGGGGAGTGAGGGTAGATCAGTACCGCTACAGCTGCAGGTGACCATCGAGCTCACCGGTCGGATGTTACCTGGCACCGAGATCGGAGCAGCTGTGGCATCGTTGACGGCGATGAAACCTACAGTCTTTGGCATCAACTGTGCCACCGGCCCAACCGAGATGAGTGAACATCTGCGCTACCTCGCCGAACACAGTCCGCTGCCGATATCCTGCCTTCCAAATGCAGGATTGCCATCGGTGCAAGAAGGTAAGATGCACTACGACCTCACTCCTGATCAACTAGCCTCCTCGCTTAAGCGCTTTGTTGAAGACTTCGGCGTTAGCGTCATCGGTGGATGCTGTGGCACAACTCCAGACCATCTGCAAGCAGTCGTAGACGCCTGTCGCGATCTCAGCCCTCAACCACGCGCTTCACACTTTGAGCCTGAGGTTGCATCACTCTACTCCTCTGTCTCGCTTCGTCAAGAGACCTCACTTCTCAACGTCGGCGAGCGAACGAACGCAAACGGCTCGAAGCGTTTCCGTGAGGCGCTGCTCGCCCGCGATTACGATACCTGTGTGGCAATGGCCCAGGAACAGGTCAGAGACGGAGCCCATCTCATAGACCTCTGCGTGGACTACACGGGCGAAAATGGTGTAGAGAATATGCGCGAACTCGCCTCACGGTTGGCTACTGCATCAACGCTACCCATCATGCTCGACTCAACAGAGGCCGAAGTTATCGAAGTTGCATTGCTGCATCTTGGGGGACGAACGATCCTCAACTCCGTTAATCTTGAGGAAGGTGACGCTCGCGGCTCGCGGCTTGACAAGTTTCTAACTCTTGCCGAACGCTTTGGTACTGCCGTAGTGGCAACATGCATCGACGAAGAAGGGCAAGCTAGGACACCAGAATGGAAGCTAAGTGCAGCCACCGCGATCGCTAATATCGCCACAACCCGCTATGGCTTAGATCCAGCCGACTTGATTTTTGATCCGCTTGTGCTACCGATCACCACCGGCATGGAAGAGTCGCGCCAGGATGCCAAAGCAACAATCGAAGGTATTCGACTGATCCATGAGGCCTTCCCTGAATCACACATCATTATTGGACTATCCAACATTTCGTTTGGTCTCAAACCAGCAGCTCGCGAGGTACTTAATTCGGTATTCCTCGAGGAGTGCCGAGTTAATGGCCTGACTATGGCGATACTCCATCCATCGAAGATTATCCCACTTACGAAAATACCTAAGGAAATCCAAGAGGTGTGTCTTGATCTGATTTACGATCGTAGAAATGGAGATTACGACCCACTCTCCCGCCTCATCGAACTGTTCGAATCATCTGACAGTCTCAAAGAGACTGGTCCCGCCTTGGAATCACTGCCGGTCGACGCAAGACTATATCGCAGGATTGTCGATGGGAATCGCGTTGGCCTGGAAGCCGATCTACAGGAAGCACTCGATACTGGCTCCCCAGCGCTCATGATAGTGAACGATATACTACTATCCGCCATGGCCGAGGTAGGAGATCTCTTTGGTTCGGGACAGATGCAACTACCTTTCGTGTTAGCTTCAGCCGAGACGATGAAACAGGCAGTTGCCTTTCTCGAGCCATTCATGGATCGAGCAGAGACCAGTAACCGTGGCACAATCGTTCTCGCAACCGTGAAAGGTGATGTTCACGACATTGGGAAAAACCTTGTAGACATCATTCTAACCAACAACGGGTTTAGCGTTCACAACCTCGGCATCAAAATCGCGATCAATGAACTGATTGACAAAGCATTAGAGACTCGAGCCGACGCAATAGGCATGAGCGGCCTCCTGGTTAAATCCACACTGGTGATGCGCGATAACTTGCTCGAGCTAAACCAGCGAGGTCTTTCCCACATCCCAGTAATCCTAGGAGGAGCCGCGCTCACGCGATCCTTCGTGGAGCGGGACCTGCGTGAAATTTACCAGGGGCGGGTGTTCTACGGAAAGGATGCATTCGAGGGATTAGATGTCCTGGATAAGCTAGTTCGAATCTCACATGGGGAACTTACTGACGATGAATTCGGTCGCCAAATAAAGGCATCTTCTGTAAAACGCATGCGGACAGCATTGGACGAACACACCGAACAACGCACCACTCGGTCTGAACACGTTCCCATGGACAATCCTGTCTTCATACCTCCATTCTTAGGCACCAGAGTAGTAAAAGGTATCGCTCTCGAGGAGATAGCTGTCTACTTGAACGAGACAGCACTCTTTCGTCATCAATGGGGTTACCGGCCACAGAATGGGGAGACCGATGCAGAATTCAAGGAACGCATCCGCGCACAACTTGCCATCGAACTTGATCATGCGAAGACCAGTCAGGCACTTACCCCACAGATAGTGTATGGATACTTTCCGTGCATCTCCGAGAATAACGACCTCATCATCCTGGACCCTAACGACAGTGCCAGAGAACTCACGCGATTTCAGTTTCCACGGCAATCCAAGCCACCGCATCTATGCATAGCTGACTTTTATCGCTCTCGAAGCAGCCAGGAGCTGGATTATGTAGCCTTTCATGTTGCTACCATGGGTAGACATGTGAGCGAACTGGCCCAAGACTATTTCCGCGAGAACCGTTACCAGGACTACCTCCATCTGCACGGTCTAGGCGTTGAAATGACCGAAGCGCTAGCAGAGTTATGGCATGCTCGAATCCGTCAAGAGTGGGGGTTCGGAGACGAGGACGGACCTACCTTGGCTGGCCTCTTCAAACAAGCCTATCGTGGAGGGCGTTATTCTTGGGGGTACCCTGCATGCCCCTCCCTGGAGGACAATGAGAAGCTCGTCGACCTTCTGGAGGCGGGACGAATCGGTGTCCAAGTCACAGATAACTTCCAACTCGAACCCGAGCAGACTACAACTGCGATCATTGCACACCATCCAATGGCGAAGTATTTCATTGCTTGA
- a CDS encoding dihydrolipoamide acetyltransferase family protein yields the protein MADVVMPQLGETVTEGTITKWLVQVGDTVEIDQPLFEVSTDKVDSEVPATASGVVSELVVPEGETVAVGVVVARVGDASSAPAPQPAPAPAPQPAPAPAPQPAPAPAPQPAPAPATPARRDESPASYSGTDIEPGSRDYVVPFTNIRRRTAEHMIHSKAVSAHTLMSIEVDFERVERVRRAAGAEFKAEEGFTLTYLPFIARAVVESVRAYPNVNASVMGDSLVVHRDINLSIAVDLNLEGLIAPVVHGADGKRLAGIAREVHDLATRARTRRLAADDIAGGTFTITNPGPFGTFMTGAIINQPQVAILATDGIARKPVVIVDGDGNESIGIHSVGMLTLNFDHRAIDGAYAAAFLAKLKQVLETRNWEQEL from the coding sequence TTGGCTGATGTAGTTATGCCACAACTAGGGGAGACCGTCACTGAAGGGACCATCACAAAATGGTTGGTTCAGGTGGGTGACACTGTAGAGATCGATCAGCCCTTATTCGAGGTTTCGACAGACAAGGTCGACTCGGAAGTTCCTGCCACTGCTTCTGGTGTTGTTAGCGAATTAGTGGTGCCGGAAGGCGAAACCGTAGCGGTAGGCGTAGTAGTGGCAAGGGTTGGGGATGCCTCATCAGCTCCAGCCCCACAACCGGCCCCAGCTCCAGCCCCACAACCGGCTCCAGCTCCAGCCCCACAACCGGCTCCAGCTCCAGCCCCACAACCGGCTCCAGCTCCAGCAACACCGGCGAGACGAGATGAGAGTCCCGCGTCGTACAGTGGTACTGATATTGAGCCAGGTTCGCGGGATTATGTCGTGCCGTTCACCAATATTCGTCGTCGAACAGCAGAGCACATGATCCACTCAAAGGCGGTATCAGCGCATACGTTGATGTCGATTGAGGTAGATTTCGAACGGGTAGAACGTGTTCGTCGCGCAGCTGGGGCTGAGTTCAAAGCTGAAGAAGGATTCACTCTCACTTATTTGCCGTTCATAGCCCGAGCTGTAGTTGAATCGGTGCGAGCATATCCGAATGTCAATGCGTCGGTGATGGGAGACAGTTTGGTTGTCCATCGTGATATCAATCTGTCAATTGCCGTCGATCTCAATCTTGAAGGATTGATTGCTCCCGTAGTTCATGGCGCGGACGGTAAACGTTTGGCAGGTATCGCTAGGGAAGTGCACGATTTGGCCACTCGAGCGCGCACACGCCGCCTCGCAGCTGACGATATCGCTGGTGGCACCTTTACCATCACGAATCCAGGACCATTCGGAACCTTCATGACTGGTGCCATCATCAATCAGCCGCAGGTCGCGATTCTAGCAACAGATGGAATTGCACGTAAGCCTGTTGTGATAGTCGATGGTGATGGAAATGAATCCATTGGAATACACTCAGTAGGAATGTTGACACTGAACTTCGACCACCGGGCCATTGATGGCGCTTATGCTGCTGCATTTCTAGCGAAGTTGAAACAAGTGCTTGAAACCAGAAATTGGGAGCAGGAGCTGTGA
- the lipA gene encoding lipoyl synthase, with product MIAEKRPELGARWLGRVGYEDALVLQQRLREGVSSHLLLLEHPHVYTMGVRTDPAHLLVDPATVNATVCWTDRGGDITYHGPGQLVGYPIIDVPVGPDSTPRYVHTLEASLIALLASYRIEAYTLDDFPGVWVGPRDAPRKIAAIGVKLSRGRSMHGFALNVHTDLSMFSNIVPCGIADKAVTSMEAEGIHASVAEVARSYAKHFASGFGFDQLDYQGVDDASQIAVSTSREKSEDAVASRLNQRLAKAGFSFDTAVPYVSRKPEWVRSEVNLGVEYRSLKHLVRDLNLVTVCEEAGCPNIYECWKDGTATFMINGERCTRACGFCLVDTSKPLPLDPSEPKRVAEAVAALNLSFAVVTAVARDDLEDGGSEAFAATIHEIRELNPSCSVEVLIPDFKGDQVSLERVLQARPDVLNHNLETVLRLHRAVRPSANYVRSLTVLARAKEFGLTTKSGLIVGMGESIPELKSVMRDIRSVGVDILTVGQYLRPTRDHLPVSRYYHPDEFAALREYAMSIGFRYVEASPLARSSYHARQGSDAAAGAMA from the coding sequence GTGATCGCGGAGAAGCGACCTGAATTAGGTGCTCGCTGGCTTGGACGTGTGGGATACGAGGACGCGTTGGTTCTGCAGCAACGCCTTCGCGAAGGCGTATCCTCTCATCTCTTGCTACTTGAACATCCTCATGTCTATACGATGGGAGTAAGGACCGATCCGGCGCATCTGTTGGTCGATCCTGCCACCGTCAATGCCACCGTTTGTTGGACGGATCGAGGGGGAGACATCACCTATCATGGCCCGGGTCAATTGGTGGGTTACCCGATCATAGATGTTCCCGTTGGACCAGATTCCACGCCACGATACGTACATACGCTTGAAGCGTCGTTGATCGCGCTTCTTGCGTCCTATAGGATCGAGGCATACACCTTGGACGACTTTCCAGGGGTGTGGGTTGGACCGCGAGATGCACCTCGCAAGATTGCGGCGATTGGAGTCAAGCTGTCGCGTGGGCGATCTATGCATGGTTTTGCGTTGAACGTACACACCGACCTTTCGATGTTCAGCAATATCGTGCCTTGCGGAATTGCTGACAAGGCGGTTACGTCCATGGAGGCTGAAGGAATTCATGCGTCGGTGGCTGAGGTGGCTCGGAGCTATGCGAAGCATTTTGCGAGTGGATTTGGTTTCGATCAGCTCGATTATCAGGGAGTGGATGACGCTTCCCAAATTGCTGTTAGCACAAGTCGTGAAAAGTCTGAGGATGCTGTCGCATCTCGACTGAACCAGCGTTTGGCCAAGGCAGGATTCTCCTTTGATACTGCCGTTCCGTATGTGTCGCGAAAGCCAGAATGGGTACGGAGTGAGGTCAATCTTGGCGTGGAGTATCGTTCGCTGAAGCATCTTGTGAGAGATTTAAATCTGGTTACTGTGTGCGAAGAGGCGGGTTGCCCGAATATCTATGAGTGCTGGAAAGATGGGACAGCTACATTCATGATCAACGGTGAGCGTTGCACTCGTGCTTGTGGATTCTGTCTCGTCGACACCTCCAAACCCCTACCTCTTGATCCATCGGAGCCCAAACGAGTAGCCGAAGCCGTGGCGGCTTTGAACTTATCATTTGCTGTTGTCACTGCTGTAGCTCGCGACGATCTAGAGGATGGAGGTTCCGAAGCTTTTGCTGCCACCATTCACGAAATACGTGAGTTGAATCCGTCGTGTTCGGTGGAGGTCTTGATACCCGATTTTAAGGGTGACCAAGTTTCTTTAGAGAGGGTCTTGCAGGCACGACCTGATGTTTTGAATCACAACCTGGAGACGGTGTTGCGGCTACACCGCGCTGTTCGTCCATCTGCCAACTATGTACGCTCGTTGACGGTTTTGGCCCGCGCGAAAGAGTTTGGTTTGACGACAAAGTCCGGTCTCATCGTCGGGATGGGTGAGTCTATCCCGGAGCTTAAGTCTGTGATGAGGGACATCCGTTCGGTTGGGGTCGATATCCTAACTGTTGGACAGTATCTGCGACCCACCCGTGATCATCTGCCTGTATCGCGATACTATCATCCAGACGAGTTCGCTGCGTTGCGCGAATACGCCATGAGCATAGGTTTTCGCTACGTCGAGGCCTCTCCCCTAGCCAGATCTTCGTACCATGCGCGCCAAGGGTCTGATGCGGCAGCTGGAGCGATGGCGTGA